ACCTGCCATTATTCTTGACAGAAATGCGAACTCCGGGCACAACAAATGCATCACCTACCCATGGGTCGCCACAACAGCCGCCAAAAGCTGTTAATCCCAATTTTGCAGGATGAAGGAACCCTTTTCAACTGAACTTACACGTGACAGAACTGCAAAGAAGTCAAAGCGTTGCTCGCGAAGCCGCCATTTTGGTCGGTGTCCTGCTGGATCAACGGATCACCGAGGAAGAGCCGTTGGAAGAATTAGCCGGGTTGGTAACTTCCGCCGGCGCCCGGGTGGCCGGCAAACTAACCCAGCGACGGGACGCGCCCGACATGACCACCTATGTCGGCAAAGGCAAATTGGAAGAACTGCAAAGTCTGGTCGAGGCCTCGGATGCCGATTGCGTGGTGTTTGACAATGATCTAAACCCCGCCCAAACGCGCAATCTTGAGCAAGCCCTCAAGGTCAAAGTCTTGGATCGCACCGAGTTGATCCTGGATATCTTTGCCAACCGCGCCCAAACCTATGAGGCTCGTTTGGCGGTCGAATTGGCCCAATTGCAGTATTCACTCCCCCGCTTGAAACGAATGTGGACCCACTTGTCCCGTATTAAGGCGGGGATAGGTATGCGTGGGCCGGGCGAAAAGCAACTTGAAGTGGACCGCCGCTTGGCAGAAAAGCGAATTCACGAGTTACAAACCGAATTGCATGAAATTCTCAAGCGAAAAGAGCGCCTGGTCGCCAGCCGGAACGACCGGATGACGGTATCCCTCGTGGGTTATACCAATGCCGGTAAAAGCA
This portion of the Pirellulales bacterium genome encodes:
- the hflX gene encoding GTPase HflX, giving the protein MTELQRSQSVAREAAILVGVLLDQRITEEEPLEELAGLVTSAGARVAGKLTQRRDAPDMTTYVGKGKLEELQSLVEASDADCVVFDNDLNPAQTRNLEQALKVKVLDRTELILDIFANRAQTYEARLAVELAQLQYSLPRLKRMWTHLSRIKAGIGMRGPGEKQLEVDRRLAEKRIHELQTELHEILKRKERLVASRNDRMTVSLVGYTNAGKSTLMNALTGAGVLAQDQLFATLDTRTRRWQLPGWGPVLLSDTVGFIRDLPHSLIASFKATLEEARQADLLLHV